In Oncorhynchus tshawytscha isolate Ot180627B linkage group LG23, Otsh_v2.0, whole genome shotgun sequence, the following proteins share a genomic window:
- the LOC121840635 gene encoding LOW QUALITY PROTEIN: KH homology domain-containing protein 4-like (The sequence of the model RefSeq protein was modified relative to this genomic sequence to represent the inferred CDS: inserted 2 bases in 1 codon), with translation MSFGGTQNGGRRSKWDQPGPGPGSDQMGEAEAAPTGALDAAAAVAAKINAMLVAKGKLKPSQIGPSGPSGPPDKVVGAGKPQPPMKAKDDLVVAEVEINDVPLPCRNLLTRGQTQDEISKVSGAAVSTRGRYMAAVEKYKAPQGDRPLYLHVQGQTRELVDRAVNRIKEIITNGVVKAATSYSGTGATVPVYQQHKPQPPSLPPINHHHRPHFQSGMHYVQEKLFVGLEHAIQGFSVKERVEGPGSSYLQHIQGETGAKVFLRGKGSGCLEPASGREAFEPMYIYISHPKPEGLAAAKTLCDNLLQTVHAEYSVFLNQMSVMMPTPGFMQPPMANGMPPSXPLLPPSGYQPSYPLPVPPPQPIPPPYAVPLPFPLGCPPVSPSQPVRPPPAPVTLPQTLPPSPFPPAAPVLPKAPPPVVSANPPQKRRFTEEVPDERDSGLLGYQHGPIHMTNLGAGFPVGSPGPEASGPPPPSSSGPPRERDSRQLMPPPCLPSLSPSFLPLSPTVFPSLSCLSDPSVKRMKTGLVAYAGDSSDEEEDHSTPKTFGAGNHGNVAGATHSTPTSPPGWTLGYRCPPPPPQRAKTQQAQSQQPMPFWMAP, from the exons ATGTCATTTGGTGGAACGCAAAACGGCGG TCGCCGTAGTAAATGGGACCAGCCTGGCCCAGGTCCTGGTTCAGACCAGATGGGGGAGGCGGAGGCAGCTCCTACAGGGGCTCTGGACGCTGCAGCTGCTGTGGCAGCTAAGATCAACGCCATGCTGGTAGCCAAGGGCAAGCTCAAGCCCTCCCAGATAGGACCCTCTGGACCATCTGGACCCCCAGACAAG GTTGTGGGTGCAGGGAAGCCCCAGCCTCCTATGAAAGCGAAGGATGACCTGGTGGTGGCGGAGGTGGAGATCAACGACGTTCCTCTCCCCTGCCGGAACCTGCTGACCCGCGGACAGACACAGGACGAG ATCAGCAAAGTGAGCGGTGCTGCTGTGTCCACCAGGGGGCGATACATGGCAGCAGTGGAGAAGTACAAGGCTCCACAAGG GGACCGACCCCTCTATCTTCACGTCCAGGGCCAGACCAGGGAGCTTGTCGACA gagctgTGAACCGCATCAAGGAGATCATCACTAACGGAGTGGTGAAGGCGGCCACCTCCTACAGCGGAACCGGAGCCACAGTCCCAGTCTACCAGCAACACAAACCCCAGCCCCCCTCACTGCCCCCCATCAACCACCATCACAGACCACACTTTCAGTCTGGG ATGCACTATGTGCAGGAAAAGTTGTTTGTTGGTCTGGAGCATGCCATCCAGGGCTTCTCAGTGAAGGAGAGGGTGGAAGGGCCAGGCAGCTCCTACCTGCAGCACATCCAGGGTGAGACTGGGGCCAAGGTCTTCCTCAGGGGAAAGGGATCAGGCTGTCTGGAGCCTGCCTCTGGGCGAGAGGCCTTCGAACCGATGTACATCTACATCAG tcaTCCCAAACCAGAGGGCCTTGCTGCAGCTAAGACCCTGTGTGACAACCTGCTGCAGACG gTTCATGCAGAGTATTCTGTCTTCCTCAACCAGATGAGTGTCATGATGCCTACTCCCG gcttTATGCAGCCCCCCATGGCCAACGGGATGCCCCCCAG CCCCTTACTACCCCCATCGGGGTACCAGCCCAGCTACCCCCTCCCTGTACCTCCCCCTCAGCCCATTCCTCCCCCCTACGCTGTCCCCCTCCCATTCCCCCTGGGCTGCCCGCCGGTCTCCCCCTCCCAACCGGTACGCCCTCCCCCTGCACCTGTCACTTTACCACAG ACTCTCCCACCTTCTCCTTTCCCACCCGCTGCTCCGGTTCTGCCCAAAGCTCCGCCTCCTGTAGTCTCAGCCAATCCGCCGCAGAAAAGACGCTTCACTGAGGAGGTGCCAGACGAGAGGGACAGCGGTCTGCTGGGATACCAG CATGGACCCATTCATATGACTAATTTAGGTGCAGGCTTCCCTGTGGGCAGCCCCGGCCCAGAAGCTTCAGGACCCCCGCCACCGAGTTCCTCCGGGCCGCcgagggagagggacag TAGGCAGCTGATGCCTCCACC gtgtcttccctctctctctccctcattcctccctctttctcccactgtttttccctctctctcatgtctctcagATCCCTCAGTGAAGAGGATGAAGACGGGGCTTGTGGCGTACGCTGGTGACTCCTCGGACGAAGAGGAGGACCACTCCACCCCCAAAACCTTTGGGGCAGGTAACCATGGTAACGTCGCTGGGGCGACCCACTCCacccccacctcaccccctgGCTGGACTCTGGGGTACCGCTGCCCCCCTCCGCCTCCCCAACGTGCCAAAACACAGCAGGCACAGTCACAGCAGCCCATGCCCTTCTGGATGGCCCCATAA